A portion of the Cryptomeria japonica chromosome 5, Sugi_1.0, whole genome shotgun sequence genome contains these proteins:
- the LOC131043791 gene encoding putative UPF0481 protein At3g02645, with product MAIRSSSVIRVGYELTIDEADKEDVTSSCIFRVPKPLRDSSDQLYSPHLVSIGPFHNGKEELKGMEKSKSEAVRRMQKRIQRRDRFASVESIVENCIVHTDREIREFYGECILYTPVQLAWMVTRDACFLYEFLVNYAKLFSSGKVIYQEEVASFSWKCDYIFDVTYQNPTRERIMDDILLFENQIPLWVLQNLLQIQMGSTGAADQKLDVLMELLLNSANRHKVFMWYNSDSYNRWCHVLEVVYHGMAGINVGSYTHNGAPELPDSPGNQIQVYFRKWIDSFKAISSRWRNTPSNSTHGEAVNLELLKLPSVVELTQQGVKIRPVLVEEATTWASAYPALQWIRFDEDTSALYLPQPRVTPQSDLVMRSIMVMEVSTKHRYHPKPITQFAIFMDDMIDTEEDVTVLTKVDVIRNFLGNDEQVADLFNSMAKGMTPIQGCKVIDDVRRGLHRYTRRKYKILWSEFVTAYFSKPWLVAGSMAAVAQVLREFVGGYFSLPWLIAVSMAAILLFLLTMA from the coding sequence ATGGCCATAAGGAGCAGCTCTGTAATTCGAGTGGGTTATGAACTAACGATAGATGAAGCGGATAAAGAAGATGTAACGTCCTCTTGCATCTTCCGTGTGCCAAAGCCACTAAGAGACTCCAGCGACCAATTGTACAGTCCCCATCTTGTTTCTATCGGCCCCTTTCATAATGGAAAGGAGGAGCTAAAAGGCATGGAGAAATCCAAATCGGAGGCAGTTCGAAGGATGCAAAAGAGAATTCAGAGGAGAGATCGATTCGCTTCTGTGGAATCAATTGTGGAAAACTGCATAGTGCACACGGACAGGGAGATTCGGGAATTTTACGGTGAATGTATTCTTTATACTCCCGTTCAATTAGCCTGGATGGTAACGAGGGATGCTTGTTTTCTTTATGAATTTCTTGTTAATTATGCAAAATTATTTTCCAGTGGTAAGGTTATTTATCAAGAGGAAGTGGCTTCATTCTCGTGGAAGTGTGATTATATTTTTGATGTCACCTATCAGAATCCGACAAGGGAAAGAATTATGGATGATATACTTTtatttgaaaatcaaataccgCTTTGGGTTTTGCAGAATCTCCTTCAAATTCAGATGGGTTCTACGGGAGCGGCCGACCAAAAGTTGGACGTCTTAATGGAATTGCTGCTGAATTCTGCGAATAGACATAAAGTTTTCATGTGGTACAATTCAGATTCCTACAACAGGTGGTGTCATGTCCTCGAAGTAGTCTATCACGGCATGGCCGGCATAAATGTAGGCTCCTACACCCATAATGGTGCGCCCGAATTGCCGGATTCGCCAGGCAATCAAATACAAGTCTACTTTCGTAAATGGATTGATTCGTTCAAGGCCATTTCTAGTCGTTGGCGTAATACGCCCTCAAATTCGACTCATGGCGAGGCGGTTAACCTGGAACTTCTGAAACTGCCATCAGTAGTGGAACTGACACAACAAGGAGTGAAGATCCGTCCAGTGTTGGTAGAAGAAGCAACAACATGGGCGTCAGCTTATCCAGCCCTTCAATGGATAAGATTTGATGAGGATACATCAGCACTTTACTTACCACAGCCAAGGGTAACCCCGCAATCAGATCTAGTAATGAGAAGCATTATGGTCATGGAAGTGAGCACAAAACACAGGTACCATCCAAAACCCATAACTCAGTTTGCTATATTTATGGATGACATGATTGATACCGAGGAGGACGTTACCGTGTTAACGAAGGTAGATGTTATTAGAAACTTTCTAGGAAACGACGAACAAGTGGCAGATCTCTTCAACTCCATGGCTAAAGGGATGACCCCTATTCAGGGCTGCAAAGTAATTGATGACGTCAGAAGGGGGTTGCATAGGTATACCAGAAGAAAGTATAAGATCTTGTGGAGTGAATTTGTAACGGCTTATTTTTCCAAGCCCTGGCTGGTTGCTGGGTCGATGGCTGCTGTGGCACAGGTGCTTAGGGAGTTCGTAGGTGGTTATTTTTCGCTGCCATGGCTTATTGCTGTTTCCATGGCTGCCATACTGCTGTTTCTTCTCACAATGGCATAA